From Coffea arabica cultivar ET-39 chromosome 2e, Coffea Arabica ET-39 HiFi, whole genome shotgun sequence, the proteins below share one genomic window:
- the LOC113728440 gene encoding uncharacterized protein isoform X1 → MATFRKNHLTPYLTSELLLHLFLLLPLASGSIHELLVSQGLPAGLFPKDVVKSYDLDEDGLLQVYLDKPCVAKFETRVFFDSVVRANLTYGGLTGVEGLSQQELFLWLPVKDIIVYDPSSGLILFDIGLAHRQMSLSLFEEPPVCNPQNEVQEKIDGEKGLIQVQR, encoded by the exons ATGGCCACATTTCGCAAAAACCACCTCACGCCATACCTGACATCTGAACTTCTTCTGcacctctttcttcttcttcctcttgcatcAGGGTCAATCCATGAGCTCCTCGTCAGCCAAGGCTTGCCggccggacttttccctaaagATGTAGTAAaatcatatgatcttgatgaaGATGGGCTTCTTCAGGTTTACTTGGACAAGCCATGTGTGGCCAAGTTTGAGACCAGGGTTTTCTTTGACAGCGTGGTTAGAGCTAATCTTACCTACGGTGGACTTACCGGGGTGGAGGGTTTGTCTCAACAAGAGCTGTTTTTGTGGTTGCCTGTGAAAGATATCATAGTTTACGATCCTTCTTCCGGCCTCATTCTCTTTGATATTGGCTTGGCTCACAGACAGATGTCCCTTTCTCTCTTTGAAGAGCCTCCTGTTTGCAATCCTCAAA ATGAGGTGCAGGAGAAGATTGATGGCGAGAAGGGATTAATTCAAGTTCAGAGATAG
- the LOC113728440 gene encoding uncharacterized protein isoform X2 — MATFRKNHLTPYLTSELLLHLFLLLPLASGSIHELLVSQGLPAGLFPKDVVKSYDLDEDGLLQVYLDKPCVAKFETRVFFDSVVRANLTYGGLTGVEGLSQQELFLWLPVKDIIVYDPSSGLILFDIGLAHRQMSLSLFEEPPVCNPQKAKNKEEEEEDCKY; from the exons ATGGCCACATTTCGCAAAAACCACCTCACGCCATACCTGACATCTGAACTTCTTCTGcacctctttcttcttcttcctcttgcatcAGGGTCAATCCATGAGCTCCTCGTCAGCCAAGGCTTGCCggccggacttttccctaaagATGTAGTAAaatcatatgatcttgatgaaGATGGGCTTCTTCAGGTTTACTTGGACAAGCCATGTGTGGCCAAGTTTGAGACCAGGGTTTTCTTTGACAGCGTGGTTAGAGCTAATCTTACCTACGGTGGACTTACCGGGGTGGAGGGTTTGTCTCAACAAGAGCTGTTTTTGTGGTTGCCTGTGAAAGATATCATAGTTTACGATCCTTCTTCCGGCCTCATTCTCTTTGATATTGGCTTGGCTCACAGACAGATGTCCCTTTCTCTCTTTGAAGAGCCTCCTGTTTGCAATCCTCAAA aagcgaaaaataaagaagaagaagaagaagattgcAAATATTAG